From Huiozyma naganishii CBS 8797 chromosome 11, complete genome, a single genomic window includes:
- the BGL2 gene encoding glucan 1,3-beta-glucosidase (similar to Saccharomyces cerevisiae BGL2 (YGR282C); ancestral locus Anc_5.8) has translation MRFSTLATTISSLLVAASQVSAMGELAFNIGVKNNDGTCKDTNQYESDLKILKQYTSTVKVYAVSDCNTLQNLGPAAEAEGFNVFFGIWPNDDAHYQAEKDALQAYLPSLKQSTVAGFLVGSEALYRDDMTAQQLADRINDARSFIGNLKDSEGNSYAGKQVGTVDSWNVLVAGYNAPAIQASDFVMANAFSYWQGQTMQNSSYSFFDDIMQALQTIQTTKGSTDITFWVGETGWPTDGTNFQDSQPSTENAQQFWKEAICSMRAWGVNVIVFEAFDEDWKPNTSGTSDVEKHWGVWSSGDNLKYSLSCDF, from the coding sequence ATGCGTTTCTCTACTCTCGCTACCACCATTTCTAGTCTTTTGGTTGCTGCCTCGCAGGTCTCTGCCATGGGTGAATTGGCCTTCAATATCGGTGTTAAGAACAACGACGGCACCTGTAAGGACACCAACCAATACGAAAGTGATTTGAAGATCCTGAAACAGTACACGTCCACCGTTAAAGTGTACGCTGTCTCAGACTGTAACACTTTGCAAAACTTGGGTCCCGCTGCCGAGGCTGAAGGTTTCAACGTCTTCTTCGGGATCTGGCCAAACGACGACGCTCACTACCAGGCTGAGAAGGATGCTTTGCAAGCGTACTTGCCCTCGTTGAAGCAATCTACCGTTGCTGGGTTCTTGGTCGGCTCTGAAGCTCTTTACCGTGACGATATGACCGCACAACAGTTGGCCGACAGAATCAATGACGCCCGTTCCTTCATCGGCAACTTGAAGGATTCCGAGGGTAACTCTTACGCCGGCAAGCAAGTTGGTACCGTCGACTCCTGGAACGTCTTGGTCGCTGGTTACAACGCACCTGCTATCCAGGCCTCCGACTTTGTCATGGCCAACGCGTTCTCCTACTGGCAGGGCCAGACGATGCAAAACTCGTCCTACTCCTTCTTTGATGATATCATGCAAGCTTTGCAAACCATCCAAACCACAAAGGGCTCCACCGACATCACTTTCTGGGTTGGTGAAACTGGCTGGCCAACGGACGGTACAAATTTCCAAGATTCGCAACCTTCTACCGAAAACGCTCAACAGTTCTGGAAGGAAGCTATTTGTTCCATGAGAGCCTGGGGTGTTAACGTCATCGTTTTTGAAGCCTTCGACGAAGATTGGAAGCCAAACACCTCCGGTACTTCTGATGTTGAAAAGCACTGGGGTGTTTGGAGCTCTGGTGACAACTTGAAGTACTCACTAAGTTGTGACTTTTAA
- the KNAG0K00100 gene encoding uncharacterized protein codes for MGYLRKAELEILLAIKTVDLDELFDIHASSDLIPCSSKHLFETVTTESFPVRSDAEGMHIAVTPADKEHATSMDLICYRPLRRKYKYLYYAPAEAPIEVPIVEEFVPITTDRDPGFYRKQLCLHTLHFTPEDIALLTRFLSKENTMRNRASRAFLPFYHKVVPALPNTRHQVNRAGHLKPFPRQVTTGTQNCYVRDVSAFLYLDSIYTELSFAGNWRGRTETFPSSAAPSTATCCYRSHRTGGPLSTMRATPATSPVSASWPLSASSTPLPKKVEFFTVYQYRYILDAIKAWTTYAALYPQTVTITDDISGQFVDKTSHAWRWLTTTYSLLCEELKADERNWSKTSVRSVAPLETRTSPGSIWLSSTGTTKESLTARCRKXXEGTSTRSQQWLPWPLSYSGTCPSMLLKTCGQSTLPSSGCSQETNFRSFYPKGTLNSKKNEKGRSLRLANVCARCIIWMIYVGAGGPYRFTEIVHLKFAAEGRNLYVDSNTRCMEIRTTYSKAQSWSPMSKLLDPTTSSYLFYYTMIVVPLRYNVAGKDFDGMSRDLYNEMGARVQDHPTNAAGPLGGAMSDKDFSQQVIKSFLFADVLAGKLLKYDFFNKRTRDHPCSVHKEGRLTFRELRHGIIFFMRKHTNVAQIIAGANAVEEYAGHTATTGRQVYAAPGTVIDHNESEEAIGNYQIALAWHRFLGLEMAKSVVTVTEKDKAKKEHRPYGAMGDLTAAGRLLYNDAFQFRKGQQDIAIDVFLGTEQLIPVQALPGYGKTALFQIPLIALKKKNPLPKVVSFVFVPYIPLKANMIDRLRAKGLLEVGDVAELLKNGPNVGEDALIADVYVGAFHEMGTVSCKELIDNWYKTFKNTILGLVVLDEFHNFETELTFRAEVYQLIDTINLGLAWKALVLSGTIGRRNFAAPLKRLGFKKPLTTELTFESKCFIRNLVEELPLGNSVKWFAECASSDQCLKKAVALVNHFLASEENSKVILVCRTREHVGLLATDLTPHDPLSVHGRMSGADKEQIMRRFIQDPAKRVLVGTKLVSEGIDVQSLAVVILVDCLPSIGEFVQTAGRIRGDGLCLVLWSSACRNDPAKDLNPGCLTPQLNRFYELSQEGHVGCCGNLERVNPLSVDLAQRVFPNILSFPLLRKDKWEQFETASLKRPRTEQPWEEDSAAEESELFGIDMFIGQPEMTECVEGSTVDSSDEENGRTPGPEIRPHKAPRIQSGDLHRPERPLPANNRVYSSGEDEVPSLDAAEYGDAEQWPSPSIDDGMPWDQTQQDDAPRHSRDSPVTDLIPGPFYSEHDGAPSQSIGQELRAAFGPELSLYYFLDIEGTYETVMKFWNPYESNVGIPKVNEPKFCFVCMGGQHFKCVCPEFTSHKQKYVVRNLVMQCLCFLKIVGRSDEWDEVLRLGNEGDFPRVPLWMAERKDDTLRRFTDKLLAYCNLAKKVTSMGFGYSLEFPMKLPDSQTLLRSYSRMWNFLRQKEIDLIWFFATGDHSRTFPRLWVG; via the coding sequence ATGGGGTATTTGAGAAAGGCCGAATTGGAAATCCTTTTGGCCATCAAGACTGTTGATCTCGATGAGTTGTTTGATATCCACGCATCCTCCGATCTGATTCCGTGCTCCTCGAAACACCTGTTCGAGACAGTGACGACCGAATCTTTCCCAGTGAGGTCCGACGCCGAGGGCATGCACATCGCCGTGACGCCTGCAGATAAGGAACACGCCACGTCCATGGACCTGATATGCTACAGGCCGCTTCGCAGAAAGTACAAGTACCTCTACTACGCCCCCGCAGAGGCCCCCATCGAGGTCCCCATTGTCGAGGAGTTCGTCCCCATCACCACCGACAGGGACCCTGGGTTCTACCGCAAGCAGCTGTGTCTGCACACCCTTCACTTCACCCCAGAGGACATCGCGCTGCTGACCCGGTTTCTAAGCAAGGAGAACACCATGAGAAACCGTGCCTCCAGGGCGTTCCTTCCGTTCTACCACAAGGTTGTTCCAGCTTTGCCAAATACCCGCCATCAAGTGAACCGCGCAGGGCACCTGAAGCCGTTCCCCCGCCAGGTCACCACCGGAACGCAGAACTGCTACGTCCGCGATGTCTCCGCATTTCTTTACCTGGACAGCATCTACACCGAGCTGAGCTTTGCTGGAAACTGGAGAGGCCGGACAGAAACTTTTCCCTCTTCAGCGGCACCCTCGACAGCGACGTGTTGCTACAGGTCGCATCGTACTGGAGGTCCATTGTCGACGATGCGCGCTACGCCGGCTACCTCACCTGTCTCTGCCAGCTGGCCGCTGTCAGCATCAAGCACACCACTTCCGAAAAAGGTAGAGTTCTTTACGGTGTACCAGTACCGCTACATCCTCGACGCGATCAAAGCCTGGACAACCTACGCAGCTTTGTACCCCCAAACCGTGACCATCACTGACGACATCAGCGGCCAGTTCGTGGACAAGACCTCGCACGCCTGGCGGTGGCTTACAACAACGTACTCCCTGCTGTGCGAGGAGCTGAAGGCTGATGAAAGGAACTGGTCAAAGACCTCGGTCCGTTCCGTTGCACCGTTGGAAACAAGAACTTCTCCAGGGAGTATCTGGTTGAGCTCTACGGGGACCACCAAAGAGAGTTTGACAGCACGCTGCAGGAAGTNNNGAGAAGGTACTTCAACAAGGTCCCAACAGTGGCTACCATGGCCTCTCTCCTACTCAGGAACCTGTCCATCAATGTTGCTGAAGACGTGCGGTCAATCAACTCTTCCTTCCTCAGGCTGTTCGCAGGAAACAAACTTCAGGAGCTTCTACCCAAAAGGAACACTAAActcaaagaagaatgaAAAAGGCCGAAGTCTACGGCTGGCCAATGTCTGCGCACGTTGTATCATTTGGATGATTTACGTAGGGGCAGGCGGTCCGTACAGATTCACTGAGATTGTCCATCTGAAGTTCGCCGCAGAGGGTAGGAACCTGTACGTCGACTCGAACACTCGCTGCATGGAGATCCGCACTACATACTCTAAAGCTCAGAGCTGGAGTCCCATGTCGAAGTTGCTGGATCCCACCACCTCAAGTTACCTCTTCTACTACACAATGATTGTAGTCCCGCTGCGCTATAACGTAGCGGGGAAGGATTTCGATGGCATGTCACGTGATCTCTACAATGAGATGGGCGCTAGAGTGCAAGATCATCCTACCAACGCTGCTGGCCCTCTGGGAGGGGCGATGTCAGACAAGGACTTTTCGCAACAGGTCATCAAGAGCTTTTTGTTTGCTGACGTGCTGGCTGGAAAACTGTTAAAGTATGACTTCTTTAACAAGAGAACTCGCGACCACCCCTGCTCGGTTCACAAAGAGGGCCGTTTGACCTTCCGGGAGCTACGCCATGgtatcatcttcttcatgCGGAAGCACACAAATGTTGCACAGATTATTGCCGGTGCCAACGCTGTCGAGGAGTATGCCGGGCACACGGCCACCACAGGTCGCCAGGTCTATGCCGCGCCGGGAACCGTGATCGACCACAACGAGAGCGAAGAGGCTATCGGCAATTACCAAATCGCCCTGGCGTGGCACAGATTTCTTGGACTTGAGATGGCAAAGAGTGTCGTGACAGTTACCGAGAAGGATaaggccaagaaggagCACCGGCCTTATGGCGCCATGGGTGACCTGACCGCTGCGGGGAGGCTGCTGTACAACGATGCGTTTCAATTTCGGAAGGGACAGCAGGATATAGCCATTGATGTTTTTCTGGGTACCGAACAGCTGATCCCAGTGCAGGCTCTGCCAGGTTATGGAAAAACCGCGTTGTTCCAGATTCCTTTAATTGctctgaagaagaagaaccctTTGCCAAAGGTCGTATCTTTCGTATTTGTGCCGTACATTCCATTGAAGGCCAACATGATTGACCGGTTAAGGGCGAAGGGCCTGCTCGAGGTCGGGGACGTCGCGgagctgctgaagaacgGTCCAAACGTCGGCGAGGACGCACTTATCGCCGATGTATACGTCGGTGCATTCCACGAGATGGGCACTGTTTCTTGTAAGGAACTGATTGATAATTGGTAcaaaactttcaagaaCACCATTCTCGGGTTGGTCGTGCTCGACGAGTTCCATAACTTCGAAACGGAACTCACTTTCCGCGCAGAGGTGTACCAGTTAATTGATACTATTAATCTGGGACTGGCGTGGAAGGCTTTGGTGCTCTCCGGGACCATTGGGAGGAGAAACTTCGCGGCGCctttgaagagattggGCTTTAAGAAGCCGTTGACTACAGAGCTGACGTTTGAGTCAAAGTGTTTTATCCGCaatcttgttgaagaacttccGCTTGGGAACTCCGTGAAGTGGTTTGCGGAGTGCGCTTCGTCTGACCAGTGCCTGAAAAAGGCTGTTGCTCTGGTAAACCACTTTCTTGCTTCGGAGGAGAACTCGAAGGTTATTTTGGTGTGTCGCACGAGGGAGCACGTTGGTCTCTTGGCGACTGATCTTACACCACATGACCCTCTTTCCGTGCATGGTCGTATGAGCGGTGCGGATAAGGAGCAGATTATGCGGCGCTTCATCCAGGACCCCGCCAAAAGGGTCCTCGTCGGAACCAAGCTGGTATCGGAGGGAATCGACGTGCAAAGCTTAGCCGTTGTTATCCTTGTTGATTGTCTCCCTTCTATTGGCGAGTTCGTTCAAACTGCCGGGAGAATAAGGGGGGACGGGTTGTGCCTGGTGCTTTGGTCTTCCGCCTGTCGGAACGACCCCGCCAAGGATCTGAACCCAGGTTGCTTGACCCCACAGTTAAACCGCTTTTACGAGCTGAGCCAAGAAGGACATGTGGGCTGTTGCGGCAACCTGGAGAGGGTGAATCCACTATCAGTCGACCTCGCTCAGCGGGTGTTTCCTAATATTCTCTCCTTCCCCTTATTACGGAAGGACAAGTGGGAGCAATTTGAAACAGCCTCGTTGAAAAGACCTCGCACTGAACAGCCCTGGGAAGAAGACAGTGCAGCTGAAGAATCCGAACTTTTCGGAATCGATATGTTCATTGGTCAGCCTGAGATGACTGAGTGCGTGGAGGGCTCGACCGTGGACAGttctgatgaagaaaatgggCGCACTCCTGGCCCAGAGATCCGTCCTCATAAAGCTCCAAGAATTCAAAGTGGGGACCTGCACCGCCCGGAAAGACCTTTGCCCGCGAATAACAGGGTATATTCCAGCGGTGAAGATGAAGTGCCTTCTTTGGATGCAGCTGAGTACGGGGATGCCGAGCAGTGGCCTTCTCCTTCTATTGATGATGGCATGCCATGGGATCAGACCCAGCAAGATGATGCCCCAAGACATTCCAGGGATTCGCCGGTGACTGACTTGATTCCAGGTCCATTCTACAGCGAGCACGATGGCGCTCCGTCCCAAAGTATAGGACAGGAGCTGAGGGCTGCGTTTGGACCGGAACTGAGCCTGTACTACTTTCTAGACATTGAAGGAACGTACGAGACGGTGATGAAATTCTGGAATCCCTATGAGTCCAATGTCGGTATTCCAAAGGTGAACGAACCTAAGTTCTGCTTCGTATGCATGGGCGGACAGCACTTCAAATGCGTCTGCCCAGAGTTTACCTCGCACAAGCAGAAGTACGTCGTCCGCAACTTGGTAATGCAGTGTCTGTGTTTTCTGAAGATTGTGGGCAGGAGTGATGAGTGGGACGAGGTTCTGAGGCTGGGGAACGAGGGCGACTTTCCGAGGGTGCCGTTGTGGATGGCCGAGAGAAAGGATGATACGCTGAGGCGGTTCACGGACAAGCTTCTTGCGTACTGCAACCTTGCAAAGAAGGTCACCAGCATGGGATTCGGATACTCACTTGAATTTCCAATGAAACTTCCAGACAGCCAGACTCTCCTGAGGAGCTATAGTCGAATGTGGAATTTCCTGAGACAAAAGGAAATCGACCTAATCTGGTTCTTTGCCACAGGTGATCATAGCCGGACTTTCCCAAGAT
- the KNAG0K00160 gene encoding uncharacterized protein (similar to Saccharomyces cerevisiae YHR100C; ancestral locus Anc_5.403) → MLQDLNILGTLNAFKLLYNPKLCKPHAVFPTFDQVPIPVNNSIKAIVLDKDNCFAYPKQSTVWPEYKAQWEKLKQTYPGKALLVVSNTAGSGDDTDFKEAKLIEQQTGVNVLRHSKKKPGCKEEILRYFRENNVTTNPQEIAVIGDRLLTDVMLANMMNAYAVWIKDGVKISNNPIVRFEKRLASYMGFGDSK, encoded by the coding sequence ATGTTGCAAGACCTAAACATACTTGGAACCTTGAATGCTTTCAAACTGCTGTACAATCCCAAACTATGTAAACCCCATGCTGTGTTTCCCACCTTCGACCAGGTTCCTATCCCTGTAAACAATTCCATAAAAGCTATAGTATTGGACAAGGACAATTGCTTTGCATATCCGAAACAATCGACTGTATGGCCCGAGTACAAGGCCCAGTGGGAAAAGCTAAAACAAACTTATCCGGGGAAGGCTTTGCTCGTGGTGAGCAACACTGCAGGATCAGGTGACGACAcagatttcaaagaagccAAGCTGATTGAACAACAAACGGGTGTCAATGTGCTACGACActcgaagaaaaaacctGGCTGCAAAGAGGAGATACTACGGTACTTTCGAGAGAACAATGTAACAACCAACCCGCAAGAAATCGCCGTGATTGGCGACAGATTACTGACAGATGTCATGCTGGCCAATATGATGAACGCTTACGCTGTATGGATCAAAGACGGTGTCAAGATCTCAAACAACCCCATTGTCCGGTTTGAAAAAAGACTCGCCAGCTATATGGGGTTTGGAGACTCAAAGTAG
- the KNAG0K00120 gene encoding uncharacterized protein, which yields MLVYIYDNRGGPRRCAVKLPNFSSRGAQVANEQLVYHPPEELHVDILPSHRGGKSDFPKRKVGEVTDSDTDANAAQTGTSKGVERRDAKGNLYVRCNSIEITIRGGERTFSLGGGFQLSVPGSDSGSQFQKSRRKNFLQFHQGRFRLLVPGSERRIPILVSSSKGGVQKVDARIIFFQIHLGGFQISVPSSEKVDAEIIFFSKYQEEEENGCWSPPGAETSLVFFSILANKFQEPDSN from the coding sequence ATGCtagtgtatatatatgataACAGAGGTGGACCAAGGCGTTGCGCCGTTAAACTGCCAAATTTTAGCTCTCGTGGAGCGCAAGTCGCCAATGAACAGCTGGTCTATCATCCACCCGAGGAACTCCATGTGGACATCCTCCCCAGCCACCGAGGCGGTAAATCGGActtcccaaagaggaaggtGGGTGAAGTTACGGATTCGGATACGGATGCGAATGCTGCTCAGACGGGCACGTCCAAAGGTGTCGAGAGAAGAGATGCAAAGGGAAATCTTTATGTTCGGTGTAATAGTATTGAGATTACGAtaagaggaggagaaagaactttttctttgggAGGAGGGTTCCAATTATCAGTTCCCGGTTCAGATTCTGGTtcccagtttcaaaaaagtaGACGCAAGAATTTCTTGCAGTTTCACCAAGGAAGGTTCAGATTATTAGTTCCCGGTTCCGAAAGGAGGATTCCGATTCTAGTTTCCAGTTCCAAGGGAGGAGTCCAGAAAGTAGACGCAAGAATTATCTTTTTTCAGATTCACCTGGGAGGGTTCCAAATATCAGTTCCCAGTTCCGAAAAAGTAGACGCAGAaattatctttttttcaaaataccaagaggaggaggagaacggGTGCTGGTCTCCTCCCGGTGCTGAAACCAGtctagtttttttttcaatcttgGCTAACAAATTTCAGGAACCTGACTCGAATTAA
- the KNAG0K00130 gene encoding uncharacterized protein, whose amino-acid sequence MARSKGQLDFFEVAFILNSWSFFFLFDYVTKRILLSGMKLKDVSATTTMSLTLFFTISVLLGYVSGQHDMGSPGACLPLGEPSKGFNAKFFSYPINVYDKVLDPGYYTKHYADGGPIGEVKGIIDPNFKTTIPCYRSDGGPTFRCYHPFLRGLACKYWCGSIHCNNSLRGAYWSEEIYGFNTSVSNISMELTGYLLAPETGNYTFYYNFVDDGAFLFVGPDIAYLCCKQDNYPVGVDLVSIGDHYPHVYAASFYLAAGYYYPVKVVFINAWMSGTLDTKLQLPSGKIVQDWGIYVESYENGDPEHCYTTPPGPFASSSHRSFSTRTTSKSSSKSTMNPSSTSISSSSMSFDRTSRKSSTSSLLTNPSIVAVAHLFLCQAPCLPHLNLVIPRLQVLQATHRQILWEVLRVHRFLTHI is encoded by the coding sequence ATGGCACGGTCCAAAGGACAGTTAGATTTCTTCGAAGTTGCCTTCATTTTAAATTCTTGgtcctttttttttctttttgattaCGTGACTAAACGAATATTATTATCAGGAATGAAACTGAAAGATGTCAGCGCGACAACAACCATGTCGTTGACATTATTTTTCACAATCTCTGTTCTACTGGGTTATGTTTCAGGCCAACATGATATGGGCAGTCCAGGTGCGTGCTTACCCCTTGGAGAACCCAGTAAAGGGTTCAATGctaaatttttcagttaCCCAATCAACGTTTACGACAAAGTATTGGACCCAGGATACTATACGAAACATTATGCAGATGGTGGGCCCATCGGGGAAGTGAAAGGTATTATTGACCCAAACTTCAAGACTACGATACCTTGTTACCGATCAGATGGCGGGCCCACATTTAGATGTTACCACCCCTTTCTACGAGGATTGGCCTGTAAATACTGGTGTGGGTCAATTCACTGTAATAATTCTCTTAGAGGGGCATACTGGAGTGAGGAAATATACGGGTTCAACACGAGTGTCAGTAATATCAGCATGGAACTGACGGGCTACCTTCTAGCTCCGGAGACAGGCAATTACACGTTCTACTACAACTTCGTGGATGACGGTGCCTTCCTGTTTGTGGGACCCGATATTGCCTACCTTTGCTGTAAGCAAGACAATTACCCGGTCGGCGTCGATCTTGTATCGATAGGTGACCATTATCCACACGTTTATGCCGCGTCGTTCTATTTGGCCGCAGGTTACTACTATCCTGTCAAAGTCGTGTTCATCAATGCATGGATGTCTGGTACTTTGGATACCAAGTTACAATTGCCAAGTGGGAAGATAGTACAAGATTGGGGGATATATGTGGAGTCTTATGAGAATGGGGACCCTGAACATTGTTATACAACCCCACCAGGCCCATTTGCATCATCGTCTCATCGCTCTTTTTCCACGAGAACGACATCCAAAAGTTCAAGCAAGTCCACCATGAACCCATCGTCCACAAGTATTAGTTCGTCATCTATGAGTTTTGACAGGACATCCAGAAAGTCATCCACATCGTCATTGTTGACAAATCCCAGCATAGTAGCAGTGGCGCATCTGTTTCTCTGTCAAGCACCTTGTCTTCCTCATTTAAACCTAGTCATCCCACGTCTGCAAGTTTTACAAGCCACTCATCGACAGATTCTTTGGGAAGTTCTGCGAGTACATCGTTTTCTCACACATATCTAA
- the ERV29 gene encoding protein ERV29 (similar to Saccharomyces cerevisiae ERV29 (YGR284C); ancestral locus Anc_5.5), with product MSFRGAGNAGFNDSPMESQSFGSFPNLGMVNGNAGSGKMRAPQSNPLNQFKANFDTFAEKVESLTDTALVRKLQPYIPGIARFFIVATFYEDSLRILTQWTDQVFYLHEWKRYPYFFVILFLFVVSIVMFVGATLLILRKQTNYATGALCGCIVLQGLVYGLFGGSAFVLRNFSVIGGLLIAFSDSIVQNKTTFGMLPELHDKNKQFRGYLLFAGRILIVLMFIGFTFSKSWFTVILTLICTVGFALGYKTKMASISLGLILAFYNITLNNYWFHSQTRRDFLKYEFYQNLSIIGALMLITNTGAGDLSIDSKKKVY from the coding sequence ATGTCTTTTAGAGGTGCTGGTAATGCTGGGTTTAACGATTCTCCCATGGAGTCCCAATCGTTTGGTTCCTTCCCTAACCTAGGTATGGTGAACGGCAATGCTGGAAGCGGCAAGATGAGAGCCCCGCAGTCGAACCCACTAAACCAGTTCAAAGCCAATTTTGACACGTTTGCCGAAAAAGTGGAAAGTCTTACCGACACAGCATTGGTGCGGAAGTTGCAACCCTATATCCCGGGCATTGCGAGGTTTTTCATTGTGGCCACTTTTTACGAGGATTCCTTGCGGATTCTGACGCAGTGGACTGACCAAGTGTTCTACTTGCACGAGTGGAAGCGGTACCCATACTTTTTTGTcattctgtttctgtttgtGGTCAGTATTGTGATGTTTGTTGGAGCGACGTTGCTGATTCTAAGAAAGCAGACCAACTATGCTACGGGCGCGCTCTGCGGGTGCATTGTCTTGCAAGGGCTCGTGTACGGTTTATTTGGTGGATCTGCGTTCGTGTTGAGGAACTTCAGTGTCATTGGGGGGCTTCTGATTGCCTTCAGTGACTCGATTGTGCAGAACAAAACCACTTTTGGGATGCTTCCGGAGCTGCACGACAAGAATAAGCAATTCAGGGGATACCTGCTCTTCGCCGGTAGAATCTTGATCGTTCTGATGTTCATTGGGTTCACTTTCAGCAAGTCGTGGTTTACCGTCATTTTGACTCTGATCTGCACGGTGGGCTTTGCCCTCGGCTACAAGACGAAAATGGCCTCGATCTCCCTCGGGCTGATCCTTGCCTTCTACAACATTACTTTGAACAACTACTGGTTCCATAGCCAGACCAGAAGAGACTTCCTCAAGTACGAATTCTACCAGAACCTCTCGATCATCGGCGCCCTGATGCTCATCACAAACACGGGCGCGGGCGACCTGTCCATCGacagcaagaagaaggtcTACTGA